TCATTCTTTTGTTAAATTGAACCGGTGCAGATTGAAAAATCTGAATCTTCAAGAAAACCCATGAGAAACCATCTCCAGCTTGGTTCGTTACACCTATCATGTCTAATAGCTAAGAAGATAAATAAAATATCCACATAGAAAAAAGGCATTCTGCAGGTTTATACAAGAATAAAACTAACCAAGTTGCAGGGAAACGAAGCATGAACAACTGCTTGATTACTGCATTAAAGCTATACGAATAGCTCCCATCACGGTAGGCGGATACTCCTCAACTGGCTTTAGCAGCAATTAGGGACGACTGAGGTGTAATATCAGCAACCAAGGTCCCTCTGGTAACATGGTTAACAGGTTTTGCGTCATCTGCCCAGAAGCTTGAGGTTTTGATGTCATCTTCCAGCATCAGCTTGGAGTAGTCCTCATGGTTGTACACCACATTCTTCCTTCCCCCAAACTCTACAGGAAGTACCTCGGGATCAATGCACTTGTACAGGACCTTCACGCTCTCCTCATCCTTCAGGTACACGAAGTTCAGCTTCTCGATCGATCTTGGGTCAAGGAAATATTTGACAGCCTGAAAGGATGAAAGAATTTGGAATAATTAAGTTAGAATAGGAAAATAAAACAGGAAGAATTTTATGCTTCCTTTCttaaaagaaatgaagaaaagaaTACAACCAGAATTTGGGCCCCATTCGGACTTTGCAAATAACACAGACATATTCAATTCTTTCTATATAGGAAGAAACTATTTGCTACTAAGTATTGATTCCAATCTTAATAAGAACTTGAATGCACTGAAGATTTTCCTTCCGGTTGAACTTGGTTGCATTGCACTGCTGGAGTGCCTCTTtggcaaaaaaataatcaaaacaGAGCTAATAATCAGCATGCCAAGGTCATTTGGCCCATCCCCTAACACATCATACATTGAGCTCTTCAAACAGAAGCATCAAGCTTTGACTTTTTTACTTCCAGATAATTCTCAAGATGAGTATTGATATGTAATTAAAGCCTACTGCTTACATGTTTGCAATGATCCTTTGGATTTAATAAATATGAATTTTAGCACTGGACTATGGGCAGAAGGAACAGTTCACaaacaaaaggaagaaaaaagtatTGAACGTTTCATGTTTCTATCCATGCAGTTGTTGTCACTGTGCGCAGATGGATAATTTCCTCCACACTTCTTATCGTTAATGTCTTTTGTGGTTGGCAGATAATATCCATGAAGGCAAAGCAATCAAAGCACAAAAGGCATTTTTAGTCACCTACAAACACGATTACCCTTGAATTAGAACCAGATAATATGCACTCGAGCTGTTGAAAGTAATAGTTCCAAAACTAAATCTGAATCTAGGCATAAACAGATAAAGAAACAAACCCATTGCATCTGTATAATTGAGATAAATATCTAAGTACTATTTTTTGTACTTCAAATTGGCGTATATCAAAATATGTAAACTAACATGCTATATGACACTACTCTA
This genomic window from Setaria viridis chromosome 8, Setaria_viridis_v4.0, whole genome shotgun sequence contains:
- the LOC140220251 gene encoding uncharacterized protein; amino-acid sequence: MEGGEAAAGGGERGEGLRLEAVKYFLDPRSIEKLNFVYLKDEESVKVLYKCIDPEVLPVEFGGRKNVVYNHEDYSKLMLEDDIKTSSFWADDAKPVNHVTRGTLVADITPQSSLIAAKAS